In Desulfopila inferna, a single genomic region encodes these proteins:
- a CDS encoding HU family DNA-binding protein, whose protein sequence is MNKSELIESLAQEINVPHREAAAITNTVIETMTEALAKGESIEIRGFGSFVIKNYESYEGRNPKTGKKIKVKPKKLPFFKVGKDLREQVNSNKR, encoded by the coding sequence ATGAATAAATCGGAACTCATTGAATCTTTGGCACAGGAAATAAATGTACCTCACCGCGAAGCTGCTGCAATCACCAACACCGTTATTGAAACTATGACAGAAGCACTTGCCAAAGGAGAGAGCATCGAAATCCGTGGGTTTGGCAGCTTTGTTATCAAGAACTACGAAAGTTATGAAGGTCGAAATCCCAAGACCGGCAAGAAAATCAAGGTCAAGCCCAAAAAGCTGCCTTTTTTCAAAGTAGGCAAGGATCTCAGGGAACAGGTCAATTCCAACAAAAGGTAA
- a CDS encoding pseudouridine synthase — MSEHIRLQKYLAQCGIASRRKAETFIAAGRIRVDGKVVVDMGSKIDPLRQRVSFDGKPVKKEEEKVYILLNKPKGYVTTLSDPQGRPIVTTLIKDISARLFPVGRLDIDTEGALILTNDGDFAQRIQHPSFEVTKTYEALVSGFPSKTDLQALERGILLEGKMTAPASMKLLKSTSRSSLVNIIIHEGRKRQVKKMFQAIGHPVIDLKRLAYGRLQLGKLPRGGYRSLTPKDLNKIFKNIPLQKEK, encoded by the coding sequence ATGAGTGAACATATCCGGCTGCAGAAGTACCTGGCACAATGCGGAATCGCCTCACGCAGAAAGGCCGAGACCTTTATAGCTGCAGGCCGCATCAGAGTCGACGGCAAAGTTGTGGTCGATATGGGTTCCAAGATCGATCCTCTTCGGCAAAGGGTCTCTTTTGACGGCAAGCCCGTTAAAAAAGAAGAGGAAAAGGTGTATATCCTGCTCAACAAGCCAAAAGGATATGTGACCACCTTAAGTGATCCGCAGGGGAGACCCATTGTGACCACTCTGATTAAAGATATTTCAGCCAGGCTTTTTCCGGTGGGCAGGCTGGACATTGATACGGAAGGTGCTCTGATTCTTACCAACGACGGTGATTTTGCCCAGAGAATACAGCACCCCAGCTTTGAAGTGACCAAAACCTACGAGGCGCTGGTTTCGGGTTTTCCGAGCAAAACCGATCTCCAGGCGCTGGAACGGGGAATACTGCTGGAAGGAAAAATGACGGCACCGGCATCAATGAAACTGCTGAAGTCAACTTCCCGGTCATCCCTTGTCAACATCATTATTCATGAAGGCCGCAAACGCCAGGTGAAAAAGATGTTTCAAGCCATAGGCCATCCTGTCATAGATCTTAAGCGACTTGCTTACGGCAGGCTGCAGCTGGGAAAATTGCCGAGAGGGGGGTATCGTAGTCTAACCCCAAAGGATTTAAATAAAATATTTAAAAATATTCCTTTACAAAAGGAAAAATAG
- a CDS encoding UbiD family decarboxylase: MSSSPLNDLQSYVDLLQRENNLLVIEEEVDPYLEIAEIHRRVIEKQGPALLFTRVKNSTFPVVTNLFGTNKRLELAFGRKPQQFVKDIVHLAETIMPPTLGKIWENRNIFKDAIKIGLKKSSAAPILDTCIKPARLSELPMLTSWHSDGGPFVTLPLVYTEHPDGRGHNLGMYRIQRHDDTTSGIHWQIHKGGGYHYFEAEKKNQALPLTLYIGGPPALMLAAIAPLPEDIPELILTSLLMGEKLKMISDPLGGHDLVAHAEFAVKGMVPPHLRHPEGPFGDHYGYNSLEHDYPVFQVSHLYHRKNAIYPATVVGRPKQEDYFIGDFLQELLSPLFPLVMKGVKELKTFGETGFHCLAAARVADRYPREAFACGLRILGEGQLSLTKFLIITDGDINIADFGKLWSHVLERVRWDSDLFVFANVSQDTLDYTGPSVNKGSKAMIMGLGREKLRSLPTSFSGDLPQGTSHPVAFLPGTLVLQGLSYEEEPDLPGRIAQAEGLSSWQVVILADNSREATLSMQEFLWTIFTRFEPAADLHGAAQQVKRFHVGLEPPIVIDCRMKPWYTEVLEVDTATRKKVDEKYHRIIPAQWR, translated from the coding sequence ATGAGCAGCAGTCCTCTAAATGACCTGCAGAGCTATGTAGATCTGCTGCAGCGCGAAAACAATCTTCTTGTCATAGAAGAGGAGGTCGATCCCTATCTGGAAATCGCCGAAATCCATCGACGCGTTATTGAAAAGCAGGGACCTGCCTTATTGTTTACCAGGGTAAAAAACTCCACCTTTCCGGTGGTAACCAACCTGTTCGGCACCAACAAACGGCTTGAGCTTGCTTTCGGCAGAAAGCCGCAACAGTTTGTCAAGGATATCGTCCACCTGGCCGAAACCATCATGCCTCCGACCCTGGGAAAGATCTGGGAGAACCGCAATATTTTCAAGGATGCCATAAAGATCGGCTTGAAAAAAAGTTCAGCTGCTCCGATTCTCGATACCTGCATTAAGCCGGCCAGGCTGAGTGAACTCCCCATGCTGACCTCCTGGCACAGCGACGGCGGACCTTTCGTTACTCTTCCCCTGGTTTACACAGAGCATCCGGATGGACGGGGCCACAATCTGGGGATGTATCGGATCCAGCGGCATGACGACACTACTAGCGGAATCCACTGGCAGATCCATAAAGGTGGAGGATACCACTATTTCGAGGCTGAAAAGAAGAACCAGGCCCTGCCGCTGACCCTTTATATCGGCGGTCCTCCTGCCCTGATGCTTGCCGCCATCGCCCCTCTGCCCGAGGATATACCTGAGCTTATTCTCACTTCCCTGCTGATGGGAGAGAAGCTCAAGATGATCTCTGACCCGCTGGGCGGGCACGATTTGGTCGCTCATGCCGAGTTTGCCGTTAAAGGCATGGTGCCGCCGCACCTGCGTCATCCCGAGGGGCCCTTTGGCGATCATTACGGCTACAATTCCCTGGAGCACGATTATCCGGTGTTTCAGGTCAGTCATCTGTACCACCGCAAGAATGCGATATATCCGGCCACCGTGGTGGGCAGACCGAAACAGGAGGATTATTTTATCGGCGATTTTCTCCAGGAATTGCTCTCCCCTCTCTTCCCCCTGGTCATGAAGGGCGTCAAGGAGCTGAAAACCTTCGGTGAAACCGGTTTTCACTGCCTGGCCGCCGCACGTGTTGCCGACCGCTATCCCCGTGAAGCTTTCGCCTGCGGTCTGCGTATTCTGGGCGAGGGGCAACTCTCTCTCACCAAATTTCTGATCATCACCGATGGCGACATCAATATCGCCGATTTCGGCAAACTCTGGAGCCACGTCCTCGAGCGGGTACGGTGGGACAGTGATCTTTTTGTTTTCGCCAACGTCTCCCAGGACACCCTTGACTATACCGGCCCATCGGTCAATAAAGGCTCAAAGGCTATGATCATGGGGCTGGGCCGGGAGAAATTACGCTCGCTGCCTACTTCCTTCAGCGGCGATCTGCCGCAGGGTACCTCCCATCCAGTGGCCTTTCTTCCGGGAACCCTGGTACTGCAGGGCCTTAGCTACGAGGAGGAGCCGGATCTGCCCGGACGAATCGCTCAAGCAGAAGGACTGAGCAGCTGGCAGGTGGTCATTCTGGCCGACAACAGCAGAGAGGCGACACTTTCCATGCAGGAATTTCTCTGGACGATATTTACCCGTTTCGAACCGGCCGCCGATCTTCATGGAGCAGCACAGCAGGTCAAAAGGTTTCACGTCGGCCTTGAACCTCCCATTGTTATAGACTGCCGGATGAAGCCCTGGTACACGGAGGTGCTGGAAGTGGATACTGCTACCCGCAAAAAGGTGGATGAGAAATATCACAGGATCATTCCTGCCCAATGGCGATGA
- a CDS encoding secondary thiamine-phosphate synthase enzyme YjbQ: protein MVSGRLSISTRKHMELVDITQQINEKVEDSGIISGICLLFNPHTTAGLTINEGADPAVQDDIIAGLQKIVPMTYPFKHMEGNSPAHIMASLMGCTLTVLIEENQLALGTWQKIFFCEFDGPRSRTLKWRISNLD from the coding sequence ATGGTATCCGGCAGATTATCGATATCCACCAGAAAGCACATGGAACTTGTAGACATCACCCAGCAGATCAATGAGAAAGTGGAAGACTCAGGAATCATATCCGGAATCTGTCTGCTCTTCAATCCCCACACAACTGCCGGTCTCACCATCAACGAAGGTGCCGATCCCGCAGTACAAGACGATATCATAGCCGGATTGCAGAAAATTGTGCCGATGACATATCCCTTCAAGCATATGGAAGGGAATTCCCCCGCACATATCATGGCGTCTCTTATGGGATGCACCCTGACGGTGTTGATTGAAGAGAACCAGCTTGCTCTCGGTACCTGGCAGAAAATCTTTTTTTGTGAATTCGACGGACCGCGCTCTAGAACGTTAAAATGGCGCATATCCAATTTAGATTAA
- the aroL gene encoding shikimate kinase AroL encodes MCNLIILVGYRGVGKTTIGRELADSIGYDFCDTDDEVVRLHKASIVEIVAREGWQAFRQYEKEVLQSLKDREKTVVATGGGAILHQTQWLELKDAGLIFWLSADEMVLQQRLENDMAGSEQRPPLTDRAAAEEIAEVLRERIPLYRQTAHYQIDTGKNGIAQAVKQIRQLLSQNSR; translated from the coding sequence ATGTGTAATCTCATTATTCTCGTGGGCTACAGGGGAGTAGGGAAAACCACGATAGGCAGAGAGCTGGCGGACTCCATTGGCTATGATTTCTGTGATACCGATGACGAAGTGGTGCGACTGCATAAAGCCTCGATAGTGGAAATAGTGGCCAGGGAAGGCTGGCAGGCCTTCAGACAATACGAGAAAGAGGTGCTGCAGTCGCTGAAAGATCGCGAAAAAACTGTGGTGGCCACGGGAGGCGGTGCCATATTGCATCAAACCCAATGGCTGGAGTTGAAGGATGCAGGACTCATATTCTGGCTTAGCGCAGACGAAATGGTGTTGCAGCAAAGGCTGGAGAATGATATGGCCGGGAGTGAGCAGCGTCCGCCCTTGACCGATCGTGCCGCGGCCGAAGAGATTGCCGAAGTGCTGCGGGAGCGGATTCCGCTCTATCGGCAAACGGCTCATTATCAAATTGACACCGGCAAAAATGGGATAGCGCAGGCGGTTAAGCAGATCAGACAACTGCTTTCTCAAAACAGCAGGTAA
- a CDS encoding glycogen synthase — protein MKDYGSAVNIWMLTREYGDLAGAGGVKDVADQLSRALAQGGERKVSVVLPLYGFIDPKARGFSLLHDPHTEESLLEYEVDMNYADEERREKLRVWHATVAEVNIYLLDSNRFREKKDVYTYTAAEEAEDATKSQGEGHIDYFAMNLLLQKGTIQLILLLREFPDVIHCHDGHTAVLPAIIEETLWLKSYFRSTGCLVTMHNAGIGYHQEVFDLPYARAMTGLPGNVIDKSILRGAFDPFVAAGHYAAVNTVSENYARELQDGVEDEQTGMLGHRLLDMGVILEGITNGVDMHSYDPRRGEEIGLAASFDVADDRLIEGKLRCREALVRSLIAEEPVDGIAQYGFLEPEHHGPLFTFIGRLSEQKGVDILHGAVLRMLEMPVDDVDFQIVILGGGTPRLEKEMISLAGAEKSAGRVCFLAGYNPLLANKVYSAGDFFLVPSRYEPCGLTDFIAQLFGNIPIVHYVGGLVKVLDNRTGFTYVKNDPAFLAEAMGRVMQIYENKKLVRSMQKEAVRVIQEKFTWEKVKNHYLQLYKKVITDKITE, from the coding sequence ATGAAGGATTATGGATCAGCCGTAAACATCTGGATGCTGACCCGGGAGTATGGTGACCTTGCCGGTGCCGGGGGGGTCAAGGATGTTGCGGATCAGCTTTCCAGGGCCTTGGCCCAGGGAGGCGAACGCAAGGTGAGCGTGGTGCTGCCGCTTTATGGCTTTATCGATCCGAAAGCCAGGGGCTTTTCTCTGCTGCATGATCCCCATACCGAGGAGTCGCTCCTGGAATATGAAGTCGATATGAATTATGCCGACGAGGAACGCCGCGAAAAACTGCGGGTGTGGCATGCCACGGTGGCGGAGGTTAATATTTATCTTCTTGATTCCAACCGGTTCCGTGAAAAAAAAGACGTCTATACCTATACTGCGGCCGAGGAGGCCGAGGATGCAACTAAGAGCCAGGGAGAAGGCCATATAGATTATTTTGCCATGAATCTCCTCCTGCAGAAAGGAACCATCCAGCTCATCCTTCTCCTGCGGGAATTTCCTGATGTTATTCATTGTCACGACGGCCATACCGCTGTCCTGCCGGCAATCATCGAGGAGACGTTATGGTTGAAGAGCTATTTTCGCAGCACCGGCTGCCTGGTGACAATGCACAATGCCGGCATAGGCTATCATCAGGAAGTCTTCGACCTTCCTTATGCCCGGGCAATGACGGGACTGCCCGGGAATGTAATTGATAAAAGCATTCTGCGGGGCGCGTTTGACCCTTTTGTCGCAGCCGGACATTATGCCGCGGTCAATACGGTCAGTGAAAATTATGCCCGGGAGCTTCAGGACGGGGTGGAAGATGAACAGACCGGTATGCTCGGTCATCGTCTGCTTGATATGGGAGTGATACTTGAAGGCATCACCAACGGCGTGGATATGCATTCCTACGATCCGCGACGGGGCGAAGAGATTGGTCTGGCCGCATCTTTTGATGTAGCGGATGATCGGTTAATTGAGGGCAAGTTACGCTGCAGGGAGGCGCTGGTCCGGTCTTTGATTGCCGAAGAACCGGTTGACGGTATTGCCCAGTATGGCTTTCTGGAACCGGAACATCACGGCCCGCTGTTTACTTTCATCGGACGTCTGAGCGAGCAAAAGGGTGTCGATATTTTGCATGGTGCCGTTTTGAGAATGCTGGAAATGCCGGTAGATGATGTCGATTTTCAGATAGTCATCCTGGGCGGAGGCACACCACGGCTGGAGAAGGAAATGATCTCTCTGGCAGGGGCGGAAAAGAGTGCAGGCAGAGTATGTTTTCTGGCCGGTTACAATCCACTGCTCGCCAACAAGGTGTACAGCGCCGGTGATTTTTTTCTGGTACCATCACGCTATGAACCCTGTGGACTGACGGACTTCATCGCTCAGCTTTTTGGCAACATACCTATTGTTCATTATGTCGGGGGGCTGGTGAAGGTTCTTGATAACCGGACTGGATTTACCTATGTCAAAAACGATCCCGCTTTTCTTGCCGAAGCCATGGGACGGGTGATGCAGATCTATGAAAATAAGAAGCTGGTGCGCTCCATGCAGAAGGAGGCAGTGCGGGTCATCCAGGAAAAATTTACCTGGGAAAAAGTCAAAAACCATTACCTGCAGCTCTACAAGAAAGTAATTACGGATAAAATAACAGAGTAG
- the gap gene encoding type I glyceraldehyde-3-phosphate dehydrogenase, with the protein MTVRIGINGFGRIGRSVFRAVSQDPVFKDIEITAINDLTDTQTLAHLLKYDSIMGIYPAEIESSDEGIIVDGRLIKVTSHKNPADIPWADAKVKYVAECTGIFRDGESAKAHIDAGAEKVIISAPAKGDVKTFVMGVNEDEYDAAKHHVVSNASCTTNCLAPFAKVILDNFGIKNGLMTTVHAYTGDQRLLDFPHSDLRRARAAALSMIPTKTGAAAAVSLVIPELKGKFDGLAVRVPTPNVSLVDAVMQVEKTTTVEEVNQVLKEAANRYLGYSDLPLVSIDFQGDGRSSIVDGPSTKVIGNNVKVMSWYDNEWGYSNRMLDLILHMHTNRAI; encoded by the coding sequence ATGACTGTAAGAATTGGTATCAACGGCTTTGGCCGCATTGGCAGGAGCGTCTTTCGTGCCGTGAGTCAGGATCCGGTCTTTAAGGATATAGAAATAACCGCAATCAATGATTTGACCGACACCCAAACCCTGGCTCATCTGCTCAAGTATGACTCCATCATGGGTATTTATCCCGCGGAAATCGAGAGCAGCGATGAAGGCATAATCGTTGACGGCAGGCTTATCAAGGTGACGAGCCACAAGAACCCGGCTGATATCCCCTGGGCGGACGCCAAGGTCAAGTATGTGGCTGAATGTACAGGAATATTCAGAGATGGCGAGTCGGCAAAGGCGCATATTGACGCCGGTGCGGAGAAGGTCATCATTTCAGCTCCGGCCAAGGGTGATGTCAAAACCTTTGTGATGGGCGTCAATGAAGACGAATATGATGCCGCAAAACATCATGTTGTTTCCAATGCCTCCTGTACGACCAACTGCCTGGCTCCTTTTGCCAAAGTTATTCTTGATAATTTTGGAATCAAAAATGGCTTGATGACAACGGTGCATGCCTATACCGGCGACCAGCGTCTTCTTGATTTTCCCCACTCAGACCTCCGCAGAGCAAGGGCTGCCGCCTTATCCATGATCCCGACAAAGACGGGTGCGGCTGCCGCGGTTTCTCTGGTGATTCCTGAACTGAAGGGCAAGTTTGACGGTCTCGCCGTTCGCGTGCCTACGCCCAATGTCTCTCTGGTCGATGCGGTGATGCAAGTGGAAAAAACCACCACGGTTGAAGAGGTGAACCAGGTATTGAAAGAGGCTGCCAACAGATATCTGGGATATTCCGATCTCCCCCTGGTTTCCATCGATTTTCAGGGTGACGGCAGGTCATCGATTGTCGATGGTCCCTCAACCAAAGTTATCGGCAACAATGTCAAAGTGATGAGCTGGTATGATAATGAATGGGGATATTCCAACCGAATGCTGGATTTAATTCTCCATATGCATACCAACAGGGCGATTTAG
- a CDS encoding sensor histidine kinase: protein MPHRSGQNDKFDQLRRQAEILIRGQPEKTTPAVPDILSLIHELRLYQAELEIQNEELQSAQQEISELQIKFENLYEYAPCGYLTLDAQGFISEINSTGTRLLNTKKSILTHSTFSRFIEKGWEHAFLAARQRAVMSREKQSTELPLARKEEIPLWVQAEIEAHQKPGGEELQWRIILIDISARKAAEISLEEKEVMLKEIHHRVKNNMQVISSLISLQSDELPEGAAREVFQNIHHRVRSMALVHEKLYQSDDLARIQFDDYVRSLVSYLLQAHQTTTKIRLELDLEPVQLPVNTALPCGLILNELVCNALEHAFNGGEGLVRISLHPDSLERARLSVSDNGKGMPQELNWKETDTLGLRLVRMLAGQIHAEVHICSENGTTFTIKF, encoded by the coding sequence ATGCCTCACCGGTCAGGCCAAAATGATAAATTCGATCAACTGCGGCGACAGGCGGAAATTTTGATCCGGGGGCAGCCGGAAAAAACGACTCCGGCCGTCCCCGACATTCTCAGTCTGATCCATGAACTGAGGCTCTATCAAGCGGAGCTGGAAATCCAGAATGAGGAACTCCAGTCCGCGCAGCAGGAAATCAGTGAATTGCAGATCAAATTTGAGAACTTGTATGAGTATGCACCCTGCGGTTACTTGACTCTTGATGCCCAGGGCTTTATCAGCGAAATAAACAGCACCGGAACCCGACTGCTTAACACCAAGAAGTCAATCCTGACGCACTCGACCTTCAGCCGCTTCATTGAAAAGGGTTGGGAACATGCCTTCCTGGCCGCGCGGCAAAGGGCTGTTATGAGCCGGGAAAAACAAAGCACAGAGCTGCCTCTGGCTCGCAAGGAAGAGATTCCCCTGTGGGTTCAGGCGGAAATTGAGGCGCACCAGAAGCCTGGCGGCGAGGAACTGCAGTGGCGAATTATCCTGATCGATATCAGCGCCAGAAAAGCGGCAGAGATTTCCCTGGAAGAGAAGGAGGTAATGCTCAAGGAGATCCACCACCGGGTCAAAAACAATATGCAGGTCATCTCCAGCCTTATTTCCCTGCAGTCCGATGAACTGCCGGAAGGTGCGGCACGTGAGGTCTTTCAAAACATACACCACCGGGTGCGCTCCATGGCACTGGTGCATGAGAAACTCTACCAGTCTGACGACCTGGCCCGGATCCAGTTTGACGACTATGTCCGCAGCCTGGTGAGCTATCTGCTTCAGGCGCATCAGACAACAACAAAGATCAGGCTCGAACTCGATCTTGAACCGGTGCAGCTTCCGGTAAATACGGCATTGCCCTGCGGCCTGATCCTCAATGAGTTGGTCTGTAATGCACTCGAGCACGCTTTTAATGGCGGAGAAGGGTTGGTGAGAATCTCACTGCACCCCGACAGCCTTGAGCGTGCCCGCCTGTCTGTCAGCGACAATGGTAAGGGGATGCCCCAGGAACTGAACTGGAAAGAGACGGATACCCTCGGCCTCCGTCTGGTGCGCATGCTGGCGGGGCAGATACATGCCGAAGTTCATATTTGCAGTGAAAATGGAACCACCTTCACTATAAAATTTTGA
- a CDS encoding chemotaxis protein CheB, with product MPQTNIADRENTERKGSTFPFVGLGASAGGLEALKAFFAEVPENSGMAYFVVVHRSPDQPSMLPDLLQKVSFIPVTTAEDDRPVQSNHAYVVPSNKDIAVFSGRIKLLERNSKAATLSIDLFLRSLAEDQGKNSAVVILSGTGSDGTMGVRAIKAAEGLVLVQSVETAAYDGMPRSAIDTGLADFILPPEKMPEQLMQYFASHRAAFKPENDKVERDDVDKIFSILRSRIGHDFSDYKDKTIQRRISRRMVVNQIDSHKEYVDYLQKNPNEAETLFRELLIGVTQFFRDAQAFEVLKTEILPEYLESLKDGDTFRAWIPGCSTGEEVYSLAMILHECLDQISRRINLQLFGTDIDGRAITLARKAVYPDSIRADVGAERLKRFFVKEDDTFRVRKELRDDLVFSEQNILRDPPFLRLNLLSCRNLLIYLNNEAQKKLIPLFHYSMVPHGILLLGPSETISRFSSLFKARNKKWRIYLRREVTSLQPVEFPSRQILTAQQDRTPTAAEHKRNVAESTRKAIIDQFAPTAILVDFEGNIKHVQGRTGKYLETPSGAPTSNILNLARNGLRIELSAAIRKAVSSKIAVTRRNIGVRTNGDMQMINLHVAPQHSGDLKDHLLVVLVDIDDKVSTYKGKTESSHEQQTDSSRITELEEELLNYQENHKVTIEELESANEELKSTNEELQSANEELQSANEEQESTKEELQSLNEELQTVNAELESKVAELSEAHDDLRNLLNGTQIATIFVNNELRIRRFTEEATTIINLIQSDIGRPLKHVVTNLEYADVIDDLTGVIQKLTPKTAEVKTIGGDWYAMRILPYRTRDNRIDGAVLTFSDINEQKKAQVIIHDAKKQAEGAWQLVRYVFDMNSSPIAVLDKNDKLVIANSVFSTLFNISQKEVRGLDLINLQHRVFKGIDLQPMLAKALEQKSDFTSPVFEIHSTDGNRGFFIHGRIIREDDDFPYHLLLHFRESPAKD from the coding sequence ATGCCTCAAACAAACATTGCCGACCGGGAAAATACCGAAAGAAAGGGGTCGACATTCCCCTTCGTCGGGCTGGGGGCATCCGCAGGTGGGTTGGAAGCATTGAAAGCCTTCTTTGCAGAAGTTCCCGAGAACAGTGGCATGGCCTACTTCGTTGTAGTACACAGGAGTCCGGATCAACCAAGCATGCTGCCTGATCTTCTCCAGAAGGTTTCGTTCATTCCGGTCACCACCGCGGAAGACGATCGGCCGGTTCAATCCAACCATGCCTATGTGGTTCCCTCCAACAAAGATATCGCAGTGTTCTCGGGCAGGATAAAATTGCTGGAGCGCAACAGCAAGGCGGCCACCCTTTCAATCGATCTGTTTTTGCGATCTCTTGCCGAAGATCAGGGGAAAAACAGCGCCGTGGTCATTTTATCCGGAACCGGAAGCGATGGGACCATGGGTGTAAGAGCGATCAAGGCGGCTGAAGGACTGGTTCTGGTGCAAAGTGTGGAAACGGCAGCCTATGACGGCATGCCCCGCAGCGCCATCGACACCGGCCTTGCAGATTTCATACTGCCTCCGGAGAAGATGCCCGAACAGCTGATGCAATATTTTGCAAGTCACAGAGCAGCCTTCAAGCCTGAAAATGACAAAGTCGAGCGGGATGATGTGGATAAGATATTCAGCATACTGCGCAGCCGCATCGGCCATGATTTTTCCGACTACAAGGATAAGACGATTCAGCGCCGTATCAGCCGCCGCATGGTGGTTAATCAGATTGACAGCCACAAAGAATACGTCGACTATCTCCAGAAAAATCCCAATGAGGCGGAAACTCTGTTTCGTGAACTGCTTATCGGTGTAACCCAGTTTTTCCGAGACGCCCAAGCCTTCGAGGTTCTGAAAACCGAGATTTTGCCCGAGTATCTTGAATCGCTGAAGGACGGTGATACCTTCCGCGCCTGGATCCCCGGATGTTCGACGGGCGAAGAGGTCTATTCACTGGCCATGATCCTGCATGAGTGTCTCGATCAAATATCCAGGCGTATCAACCTGCAGCTCTTTGGAACCGACATCGACGGCCGGGCCATCACTCTGGCCCGCAAAGCGGTGTATCCGGATAGTATCCGGGCCGATGTCGGCGCCGAAAGGCTTAAACGATTTTTCGTCAAAGAGGACGATACCTTCCGCGTCCGCAAGGAACTGCGGGATGATCTGGTCTTCTCTGAACAGAACATACTCAGGGATCCGCCTTTCCTGCGCCTGAACCTGCTAAGCTGCCGTAATCTGCTCATCTATCTGAACAACGAGGCTCAGAAAAAACTTATACCGCTGTTCCATTATTCCATGGTTCCTCATGGTATTCTGCTACTGGGACCCTCCGAGACGATCAGCCGCTTTTCCAGTCTCTTCAAGGCCCGTAACAAAAAATGGCGAATATACCTTCGCCGTGAAGTAACCTCCCTCCAGCCCGTTGAATTCCCCAGCAGACAGATACTTACCGCACAACAAGACCGCACACCCACTGCCGCCGAGCACAAACGCAACGTGGCAGAAAGTACTCGAAAAGCGATCATCGACCAGTTCGCTCCAACAGCGATTCTTGTGGATTTTGAAGGAAACATCAAGCACGTGCAGGGCCGTACCGGTAAATATCTCGAGACCCCCAGCGGAGCGCCCACCAGCAATATTCTCAATCTGGCCAGAAATGGTCTGCGCATTGAATTATCTGCCGCCATCCGCAAGGCGGTATCTTCGAAGATCGCGGTAACCCGTCGTAATATCGGGGTCAGAACCAACGGGGATATGCAGATGATCAACCTCCATGTTGCTCCGCAGCATTCCGGTGATCTTAAGGATCATCTCCTGGTGGTTCTCGTCGATATCGATGATAAAGTAAGCACCTATAAGGGTAAAACGGAAAGCAGCCACGAACAGCAGACCGACTCCTCGCGCATAACCGAGCTGGAGGAGGAGTTGCTCAATTATCAGGAAAACCATAAGGTGACCATAGAAGAACTGGAATCCGCCAACGAAGAGCTCAAATCCACCAATGAGGAACTGCAGTCAGCCAACGAAGAGCTGCAGTCAGCCAACGAAGAGCAGGAATCCACCAAGGAGGAACTACAATCCCTGAACGAAGAGCTGCAGACCGTCAATGCCGAGCTGGAAAGCAAGGTTGCCGAACTTTCCGAAGCCCACGACGACCTGCGTAATTTGCTGAACGGCACCCAGATAGCCACTATTTTTGTGAACAACGAGTTGCGCATCCGCCGTTTTACCGAAGAGGCGACTACCATCATCAACCTGATCCAGTCCGACATAGGCCGCCCCCTCAAGCACGTGGTTACCAACCTGGAATACGCCGACGTGATCGACGACCTGACGGGGGTTATACAGAAGCTCACTCCCAAAACAGCTGAAGTCAAAACCATCGGCGGCGACTGGTACGCCATGAGAATTCTACCCTACCGCACCCGGGACAATCGCATAGACGGTGCCGTGCTTACCTTCTCGGACATCAATGAACAGAAAAAGGCGCAGGTCATCATTCACGATGCCAAAAAGCAAGCTGAAGGAGCCTGGCAGCTGGTCCGTTATGTTTTTGACATGAATAGTTCCCCTATTGCCGTCCTTGACAAAAACGACAAACTGGTCATTGCCAACAGTGTGTTTTCGACATTGTTCAATATCAGCCAGAAAGAGGTGAGAGGCCTCGACCTCATCAATCTGCAGCACCGCGTCTTTAAGGGAATAGATTTACAACCGATGTTGGCAAAAGCACTGGAGCAGAAGAGTGATTTCACCTCTCCCGTCTTTGAGATACATTCAACCGACGGCAACCGCGGATTCTTCATTCACGGCCGGATCATCAGAGAAGATGATGATTTCCCCTACCACCTCCTCCTCCATTTCAGAGAATCACCAGCAAAGGACTAA